Proteins encoded together in one Thermodesulfovibrionales bacterium window:
- the rpsC gene encoding 30S ribosomal protein S3: MGQKTHPIGNRLGIIKTWESRWYLKRGYADQLIEDLNVRKTIKQKLFHAGVSRIEIERAGQRVRLIIHTARPGIIIGKKGAEVEKLRKEVEALTGRETAIDIKEIRKPEVDAQLVAENIALQLEKRVSFRRAMKKAVASALRFGALGIRVACSGRLAGAEIARTEWYREGRVPLHTFRADIDYGFSEARTTYGAIGIKVWIYNGDILPEPQRASEVQAVA, encoded by the coding sequence TTGGGCCAGAAGACACATCCGATAGGGAATAGATTAGGGATCATAAAGACATGGGAATCCCGGTGGTACTTGAAAAGGGGTTATGCCGACCAGCTGATCGAAGATCTCAATGTGAGAAAGACCATAAAACAGAAACTCTTCCATGCGGGGGTATCACGGATCGAGATAGAAAGGGCAGGCCAGAGGGTGAGGCTCATCATCCATACGGCAAGGCCCGGGATCATCATCGGCAAGAAGGGTGCTGAGGTCGAAAAACTGAGGAAGGAAGTGGAGGCCCTGACAGGACGGGAGACCGCCATAGATATAAAGGAGATAAGAAAGCCTGAGGTCGACGCGCAGCTTGTTGCCGAAAATATCGCGTTGCAGCTTGAAAAGCGGGTATCCTTCAGGCGGGCGATGAAAAAGGCGGTTGCCTCGGCGCTGAGGTTCGGGGCCCTCGGTATAAGGGTTGCCTGTTCCGGCAGGCTCGCCGGCGCTGAAATCGCGAGGACAGAGTGGTACAGGGAAGGAAGGGTTCCGCTCCATACGTTCAGGGCTGATATCGATTATGGGTTTTCGGAGGCACGGACGACATACGGAGCGATCGGAATTAAGGTCTGGATTTACAACGGTGACATACTTCCTGAGCCTCAGAGGGCCAGCGAAGTTCAGGCGGTTGCGTAG